From a region of the Saccharomyces paradoxus chromosome IV, complete sequence genome:
- the CLB3 gene encoding B-type cyclin CLB3 (B-type cyclin involved in cell cycle progression~similar to YDL155W) produces the protein MHHNSQSLSSMHVRSPEDENMAPITSMKHRTGSLSHISATHPRVALSDVTNIVATNSSNNSISKPKAAPIKERSDSVVILEEEERAATDSAAQRKEADHNDLLTEREQEELVHEDGEESEEDEGEDQEPLLLQHYASDILVWEHAFRTYYRTTLDPNDDDVYDVVMVAELSDGIFDYMRKLEELYKPDPYYMDKQPELRWSFRGTLIDWIVQVHEKFQLLPETLYLCINIIDRYLCKEVVPVNRFQLVGAASLFIAAKYEEINCPTIKDFVYMSENCYSRNDLLEAERTILNGLEFELGWPGPMSFLRRISKADDYEHDTRTLAKYLLESTVMDHRLVSAQPSWLAAAAYFLSKVVLGQNQWSLAHVYYSHYTQDQVLPLATIILENCRYASKRHNAIWRKYSSRRYLHSSQIVAKWIALAEHRVERSN, from the coding sequence ATGCATCATAACTCGCAGTCTTTGAGCTCCATGCATGTTAGGAGCCCCGAGGATGAAAACATGGCGCCTATAACTAGTATGAAACATAGGACAGGGTCTCTCAGTCACATTTCAGCTACGCACCCGAGGGTCGCACTTAGCGACGTCACCAATATAGTTGCAACGAACTCTAGCAACAATAGCATAAGTAAGCCAAAGGCCGCACCAATCAAAGAAAGATCGGATTCAGTCGTGAtacttgaagaagaagaaagggcTGCCACGGATAGCGCTGcgcaaagaaaagaagctgaTCATAACGATTTATTGACGGAGAGAGAACAAGAGGAACTCGTTCATGAAGACGGGGAAGAAAGCGAAGAGGATGAAGGAGAAGACCAGGAACCTCTGCTGCTGCAACATTATGCTAGCGATATACTGGTCTGGGAGCATGCATTTAGAACTTACTATAGAACCACATTAGATCctaatgatgatgacgtGTACGATGTGGTCATGGTCGCTGAATTATCTGATGGGATATTCGACTATATGAGGAAACTAGAAGAACTATATAAACCTGATCCGTACTACATGGATAAACAACCAGAATTAAGGTGGTCGTTCCGTGGCACACTGATTGATTGGATCGTTCAAGTacatgaaaaatttcaacttttACCTGAAACGCTGTATCTCTGCATCAATATAATAGACAGATATCTCTGCAAAGAGGTTGTTCCTGTAAACAGGTTCCAGCTTGTGGGTGCAGCTTCCCTTTTCATTGCTGCCAAATATGAGGAAATCAACTGTCCCACAATCAAGGATTTTGTATACATGTCAGAAAACTGTTACTCAAGAAACGACTTACTGGAGGCAGAAAGAACTATATTGAACGGCTTAGAATTCGAATTGGGTTGGCCCGGTCCGATGTCATTTTTGCGAAGAATCAGTAAAGCTGATGATTATGAGCATGATACGAGAACACTGGCCAAGTATCTGTTGGAATCTACAGTAATGGACCATCGACTGGTTTCTGCTCAACCTAGTTGGTTAGCTGCTGCTGCATACTTCCTAAGTAAGGTGGTACTGGGACAAAATCAGTGGTCCTTGGCGCATGTTTACTATTCCCATTATACACAAGACCAGGTTCTTCCGTTGGCCACTATAATTCTAGAGAATTGCAGATATGCCTCCAAACGTCATAACGCCATATGgagaaaatattcttcacGTCGTTATTTGCATTCTTCACAGATTGTAGCGAAGTGGATAGCATTAGCTGAACACAGAGTAGAACGATCTAACTAA
- the STE7 gene encoding mitogen-activated protein kinase kinase STE7 (Signal transducing MAP kinase kinase~similar to YDL159W), whose protein sequence is MFQRKTLQRRNLKGLNLNLHPDVGSNGELQEKTETHQGQSRIEGHVMSGINAVQNNSNLFLRRGIKKKLTLDAFADEQATSKPSTVVIQQPQNEPVLVLSSLSQSPCVSSSSSLSTPCIIDAYSNNFGLSPSSTNSTPSTIQGLSNIATPVENEHSISLPPLQESLSPAAVDLKDTLSGTSNGNYIQLQDLVQLGKIGAGNSGTVVKALHVPDSKIVAKKTIPVEQNNSTIINQLVRELSIVKNVKPHENIITFYGAYYNQHINNEIIILMEYSDCGSLDKILSVYKRFVQRGAVSSKKTWFNELTISKIAYGVLNGLDHLYRQYKIIHRDIKPSNVLINSKGQIKLCDFGVSKKLINSIADTFVGTSTYMSPERIQGNVYSIKGDVWSLGLMIIELVTGEFPLGGHNDTPDGILDLLQRIVNEPSPRLPKDRIFSKEMTDFVNRCCVKNERERSSINELLHHDLIMKYVSPSKDDKFRHWCKKIKSKIKEDKRIKREALDRAKLEKKQSERSTH, encoded by the coding sequence ATGTTTCAACGAAAGACTTTGCAGAGACGGAACTTGAAAGGGCTCAATCTCAACCTGCACCCAGATGTAGGCAGCAACGGCGAATTGCAAGAAAAGACAGAGACTCATCAAGGACAATCTCGAATAGAAGGCCACGTGATGTCTGGCATTAATGCAGTACAAAATAACAGTAATCTGTTTTTAAGGAGAGgtataaaaaagaaactgacGTTGGATGCATTTGCGGACGAACAAGCCACATCGAAGCCAAGCACCGTTGTAATACAGCAACCTCAGAATGAACCTGTATTGGTTCTGTCGTCTCTATCGCAATCTCCATGtgtatcatcatcatcatctttgtCTACACCATGCATTATAGATGCCTACAGTAATAATTTTGGACTATCGCCATCATCCACGAATTCTACTCCCTCTACGATCCAGGGGTTGTCCAATATTGCAACACCTGTTGAAAATGAACATTCGATATCACTGCCACCTTTGCAGGAAAGCCTATCGCCGGCCGCAGTGGATTTGAAAGATACGTTATCGGGAACCTCAAACGGTAATTATATACAACTTCAGGACTTGGTTCAACTCGGGAAAATTGGTGCTGGAAACTCTGGAACTGTGGTGAAGGCATTACATGTTCCTGACTCCAAAATAGTTGCCAAAAAAACCATTCCTGTGGAACAGAACAACAGCACAATCATCAATCAATTAGTTAGGGAATTATCTATCGTCAAAAACGTCAAGCCCCATGAAAACATCATCACCTTTTATGGAGCATATTATAACCAGCatataaataatgaaatcatAATTTTAATGGAGTATTCTGATTGTGGTTCTTTAGATAAAATACTGTCCGTTTATAAAAGGTTTGTTCAGAGAGGAGCTGTTTCGAGCAAGAAAACTTGGTTCAATGAATTAACAATATCGAAAATAGCATATGGTGTACTCAATGGGTTGGATCATTTGTACCGACAGTATAAAATCATTCATCGCGATATTAAGCCTTCCAATGTTTTGATTAATAGCAAGGGGCAGATTAAGTTATGTGATTTTGGAGTTTCCAAAAAACTAATAAATTCTATCGCTGATACATTCGTTGGGACATCCACTTACATGTCACCAGAGAGAATACAAGGGAATGTTTATTCTATCAAAGGAGATGTTTGGTCGTTGGGGTTAATGATTATCGAGCTCGTAACTGGAGAGTTCCCCCTTGGTGGGCATAACGATACACCCGATGGCATATTGGATTTGCTGCAACGTATAGTCAATGAGCCTTCACCAAGATTACCCAAGGAtcgtattttttccaaagaaatgACGGATTTTGTCAACAGGTGTTGTGTTAAGaatgaaagagaaaggtCGTCGATTAATGAACTGCTACACCATGACCTCATAATGAAATATGTATCGCCGTCTAAAGATGATAAATTTAGACATTGgtgtaaaaaaataaaatctaaGATAAAGGAAGATAAGAGAATTAAAAGAGAAGCCTTGGACCGTGCCAAGctagaaaagaaacaatcTGAAAGATCAACCCATTGA
- the CMR1 gene encoding Cmr1p (DNA-binding protein with preference for UV-damaged DNA~similar to YDL156W), which translates to MPELTEFQKKRLENIKRNNDLLKKLHLSGVASQIKHEAGVSEKSRAPAKKKQKTTNSRATKSASPTLPTRRSRRLRGESADDTKGIPNLNDNQLLKMGSSDGQDKNFIDTIKEKPVIGDVKLSDLIKDEDEDALLEKFKRFNNGNFSSGDFFEEIRKRQGDVVGMDEFDLDLYDVFQPNEIKLTYERISATYFHPAVEKKLIIAGDTSGTVGFWNVRDEPLGDSEEDRMVEPDITRVKLFTKNVGRIDCFPVNTSKILLTSYDGSIRSVHLNNLQSEEVLTLKNEYDDSLGISDCQFSYENPHVLFLTTLGGEFTTFDTRVKKSEYKLRRLADKKIGSMAINPLRPYEIATGSLDRTLKIWDTRNLLEKPEWSQYEDYPSHEIVSTYDSRLSVSAVSYSPTDGTLVCNGYDDTIRLFDVKSRNHLSAELEPKLTIQHNCQTGRWTSILKARFKPNKNVFAIANMKRAIDIYNSEGQQLAHLPTATVPAVISWHPLQNWIAGGNSSGKIFLFTDDSRAIKQENE; encoded by the coding sequence ATGCCGGAGTTAAcagaatttcaaaaaaaacgTTTAGAGAACATCAAAAGGAATAATgatttattgaagaaactgCACCTGTCTGGAGTAGCATCTCAAATCAAACACGAGGCTGGGGTGTCGGAAAAATCCAGAGCTCCTGccaagaagaaacaaaaaacaacTAATAGTAGAGCGACAAAATCTGCGAGCCCTACTCTACCTACACGAAGATCAAGAAGGCTAAGGGGGGAGTCTGCAGACGATACGAAGGGAATACCTAATTTGAACGATAATCAGTTGCTTAAAATGGGCTCTTCAGATGGCCAggacaaaaattttatagacacaataaaggaaaagccAGTAATAGGAGATGTGAAATTAAGTGATCTGATAAAggatgaagacgaagatgcccttttagaaaaattcaagagaTTCAATAACGGtaacttttcttctggcgatttttttgaagaaataagaaagaGACAGGGTGATGTTGTGGGTATGGACGAATTCGACTTGGATTTATATGACGTTTTTCAACCCAACGAAATTAAGCTCACATACGAAAGAATCTCTGCCACTTACTTCCACCCTGCCGTAGAAAAGAAGCTGATAATTGCAGGTGACACGAGCGGCACTGTGGGATTTTGGAACGTTAGAGATGAACCACTGGGCGACAGCGAAGAGGACCGGATGGTAGAACCTGATATCACCAGAGTGAAACTGTTTACCAAAAATGTCGGTCGTATTGATTGTTTCCCAGTGAACACATCGAAGATATTGCTGACCTCTTACGACGGGAGCATCAGATCAGTTCACTTGAATAACTTACAGAGTGAAGAGGTGCTCactttaaaaaatgaatatgatGATTCACTGGGTATCAGCGACTGCCAGTTTAGCTACGAAAACCCACATGTTTTATTCCTCACCACATTGGGTGGTGAATTCACCACTTTTGACACGagagtaaaaaaatcagagTACAAATTGCGAAGACTCGCAGACAAAAAGATTGGGTCTATGGCAATAAATCCCTTGAGACCCTATGAGATCGCCACCGGATCCCTTGATAGAACACTCAAGATCTGGGACACAAGAAACCTTCTTGAAAAGCCAGAGTGGTCACAATATGAAGACTACCCCAGTCATGAAATTGTGTCCACCTATGACTCGAGGTTAAGCGTCTCGGCGGTTTCCTACTCGCCAACAGATGGCACCTTAGTGTGCAACGGTTATGACGACACTATTCGCCTATTCGACGTCAAAAGTAGGAACCACCTCTCCGCAGAGTTGGAGCCCAAACTAACGATTCAGCATAATTGCCAAACAGGAAGATGGACTAGCATCCTCAAGGCCAGGTTCAAGCCAAACAAGAATGTTTTTGCCATCGCCAACATGAAGCGCGCCATCGACATATACAATAGCGAAGGCCAGCAACTGGCCCACTTACCCACAGCCACTGTCCCTGCTGTAATCAGTTGGCACCCACTGCAGAACTGGATTGCAGGTGGGAATTCTAGCGGCAAGATTTTCCTCTTTACTGATGACTCTCGAGCCATAAAGCAGGAGAATGAATAA
- the SAS10 gene encoding rRNA-processing protein SAS10 (Subunit of U3-containing Small Subunit (SSU) processome complex~similar to YDL153C) produces the protein MVRKSSDRAKIPSVGDEVNPYGLNEVDDFASKREKVLLEQSTFGDSAKDFDHSLLEDEDEEEVLAMDEDDESMDEREDEEEEEEEEELDGAAAYKKIFGRNLETDQLPEEDEENGMLDNENAWGSTKGEYYGADDLDDEEAAKEIEKEALRQQKKHLEELNMNDYLDEEEEQEWVKNAKEFDMGEFKNSTKQADTNISIRDILNMDDEARDNYLKTMFPEFAPLSKEFTKLAPKFDELKKSENNEFNKLKLIALGSYLGTISCYYSILLHELHNNEDFTSMKGHPVMEKILTTKEIWRQASELPSSFDMNEGDGSESEETSNLEAFSEKKLNELENSEASDVEENEEEQKEENNEEEGESDEKDDVSIDDFEEYVAQSRVHSKPKSLSTSEADDFIESGIADVDAQDKKARRRTLRFYTSKIDQQENKKTDRFKGDDDIPYKERLFERQQRLLDEARKRGMHDKNGADLDDKEYGSEDEAVSRSINAQGENDYYQQVQRGKQDKKISRKEAHKNAVIAAREGKLAELAENVVGDGKRAINYQILKNKGLTPRRNKDNRNSRVKKRKKYQKAQKKLKSVRAVYSGGQSGVYEGEKTGIKKGLTRSVKFKN, from the coding sequence ATGGTAAGAAAAAGTTCAGACAGAGCCAAAATCCCCAGCGTTGGAGATGAGGTTAATCCATATGGGTTAAACGAAGTTGATGATTTTGCTTCTAAAAGGGAAAAAGTTTTACTTGAACAGTCCACATTTGGCGACAGCGCTAAGGATTTTGATCACTCTTTGCTagaagacgaagatgaggaagaagtCTTGGCTATggatgaggatgatgaGTCTATGGATGAAAGagaggatgaagaagaagaagaagaagaagaagaactaGATGGTGCTGCAGCctataagaaaatatttggcAGAAACTTAGAAACAGATCAGCTTCccgaagaagatgaagaaaatggtaTGTTAGACAACGAAAATGCCTGGGGGTCCACAAAGGGAGAATACTACGGGGCTGATGAtttagatgatgaagaagctgctaaagaaatagaaaaggaagctTTACGACAACAAAAGAAGCACTTGGAAGAACTTAATATGAATGATTACTtagatgaggaagaagaacaagagtGGGTCAAAAATGCCAAAGAATTTGACATGGGTGAGTTTAAAAACTCCACTAAGCAGGCAGACACTAATATTTCCATAAGGGATATTCTGAATATGGATGACGAAGCAAGAGATAACTATTTAAAGACAATGTTTCCCGAATTTGCTCcactttcaaaagaattCACAAAATTAGCTCCCAAGTTTGACGAATTAAAGAAATCTGAGAACAATGAGTTCAATAAGTTAAAATTAATTGCACTTGGAAGTTACCTAGGTACGATATCATGTTACTATAGCATCTTATTGCACGAACTCcataataatgaagatttCACGTCCATGAAGGGCCATCCAGTCATGGAAAAGATTCTAACGACAAAGGAAATTTGGAGGCAAGCCAGTGAACTTCCATCTAGTTTTGACATGAATGAAGGAGATGGTTCCGAAAGTGAAGAAACCTCAAACCTTGAAGCCTTCAGCGAAAAGAAGCTGAATGAGTTAGAGAACAGTGAAGCTTCTGAcgtagaagaaaatgaagaagaacaaaaggaagaaaataatgaagaagaaggagaaagtgatgaaaaagatgatGTGAGTATCGacgattttgaagaatacgTAGCACAATCGCGTGTGCATTCCAAACCAAAATCTTTGTCCACATCTGAAGCTGATGACTTTATTGAATCTGGAATTGCCGATGTTGACGCACAGGATAAAAAAGCTCGTAGAAGAACTTTGCGTTTCTATACTTCGAAAATTGAtcaacaagaaaataaaaaaacagaCAGATTCAAAGGTGATGACGATATTCCATATAAGGAACGTTTATTTGAAAGGCAGCAACGTCTGTTGGATGAAGCTCGTAAACGTGGTATGCATGACAAAAATGGCGCTGACCTAGACGATAAGGAATACGGTTCGGAAGATGAAGCAGTTTCCAGGAGCATTAACGCTCAAGGTGAAAATGATTATTATCAACAGGTTCAGAGAGGTAAGCAAGACAAGAAGATTTCTCGTAAAGAGGCTCATAAGAATGCTGTTATCGCTGCAAGAGAAGGCAAATTGGCTGAATTGGCTGAAAATGTCGTAGGTGATGGTAAGCGTGCTATCAATTATCAAATTCTAAAGAACAAGGGTCTAACGCCtagaagaaacaaagaTAACAGAAACTCTCGTGttaaaaagaggaagaagtaCCAAAAGGCGCAAAAGAAACTCAAATCTGTTCGTGCAGTTTATTCTGGTGGCCAATCAGGCGTCTATGAAGGTGAGAAGACAGGTATCAAGAAGGGTTTGACGAGATCtgtcaaattcaagaattaa
- the RPC53 gene encoding DNA-directed RNA polymerase III subunit C53 (RNA polymerase III subunit C53~similar to YDL150W), with amino-acid sequence MSSNKGNGRLPSLKDSSSNGGSAKPSLKFKPKAVARKSKEEREAAASKVKLEEDSKRGNDRKHFSNNKNKRVTGAGGQQRRMAKYLNNTHVISSGPLAAGNFVSEKGDLRRGFIKSEGSGSSLVQKGLETIDNGAESSENEAEDDDNEGVASKSKKKFNMGREFEAHNLIEDEDDGESEKSSDVDMDDEEWRSQRIEQLFPVRPVRVRHEDVEIVKREIQEALSEKTTREPTPGVKTEPTGSELQSYLEDRERQVNEKLENLGLAEEFQSVDGREIAAELELLNADHQHILRKLKKVNNKPERFMVFQLPTRLPAFERPAVKEEEGEVETQVSDSTKKKKSSKKKDTKDVLSTGELAGKVGSVRVHKSGKLSVKIGNVVMDIGKGAETTFLQDVIALSIADDASSAELLGRVDGKIVVTPKT; translated from the coding sequence ATGAGCAGTAATAAAGGAAATGGGCGCTTGCCATCACTAAAAGATTCCTCCTCCAATGGAGGATCTGCCAAGCCCTCATTAAAGTTTAAGCCAAAGGCAGTTGCAAGAAAATCtaaggaagaaagagaagcaGCTGCATCCAAAGTGAAGCTAGAGGAGGATTCTAAGAGAGGCAATGACAGAAAACATTTCAGTaataataagaataaaagaGTAACCGGCGCTGGCGGCCAGCAAAGGCGGATGGCCAAATATTTAAATAACACGCATGTTATTTCTAGCGGTCCCTTGGCCGCTGGGAACTTTGTGAGCGAGAAGGGCGACTTGAGAAGGGGCTTCATCAAATCAGAAGGAAGCGGGTCATCTCTTGTGCAGAAAGGCCTGGAAACTATTGACAATGGTGCTGAGAGCTCAGAGAATGAAGCAGAAGATGACGATAATGAGGGCGTAGCGTCTAAATCCAAGAAGAAGTTCAATATGGGAAGAGAATTTGAGGCACACAATCTCATAGAGGACGAAGATGATGGCGAAAGTGAAAAGAGCAGTGATGTGGATATGGATGACGAAGAATGGAGATCCCAACGGATTGAGCAATTATTCCCTGTCAGGCCTGTCCGCGTAAGACACGAAGATGTTGAAATTgtcaaaagagaaatacAAGAAGCTCTTTCTGAAAAGACAACTCGTGAGCCCACTCCAGGTGTAAAGACAGAGCCCACCGGAAGCGAATTACAATCTTATTTAGAAGATAGAGAAAGGCAAGTCAATGAGAAACTTGAAAATCTCGGACTTGCGGAGGAGTTTCAATCAGTTGACGGGAGAGAAATTGCTGCTGAGCTGGAACTATTAAATGCAGATCATCAGCATATACTACGAAAGCTAAAGAAAGTGAATAACAAGCCGGAAAGATTCATGGTATTCCAACTACCTACCAGGCTACCAGCTTTTGAAAGACCTGCTGtgaaagaagaggaaggaGAAGTAGAAACACAAGTTAGCGACTCtaccaagaagaaaaagagtagcaaaaagaaggataCGAAGGATGTCTTGTCTACTGGAGAGCTGGCTGGCAAGGTTGGGTCTGTCAGGGTTCACAAATCTGGAAAACTTTCTGTAAAAATTGGAAATGTGGTGATGGATATCGGCAAAGGTGCCGAAACTACATTCTTACAAGATGTCATAGCATTGAGTATCGCTGATGATGCATCATCAGCTGAGCTTCTAGGCCGTGTAGACGGTAAAATAGTAGTCACGCCTAAAACCTAA
- the DMO2 gene encoding Dmo2p (similar to YDL157C): MSNILAVFNPPPQRELEKEETMDCVPCQVMSTMFSVGFGSYLASGKPFKYGKKEAKRGISLAEFEKRNPQWWKLTLRSFGGLLVAFGFVRGTEGWLWHKNKEYKNYKKLSNGETRSS, translated from the coding sequence atgagtAATATTTTGGCAGTATTCAACCCTCCACCACAAAGGGAGCtggagaaagaagagaCTATGGACTGTGTTCCTTGTCAAGTCATGAGCACTATGTTTTCGGTTGGATTTGGCTCATACCTGGCATCTGGGAAACCATTCAAgtatggaaaaaaagaagccaaAAGAGGCATCTCTCTAgctgaatttgaaaagagaaaccCACAATGGTGGAAGCTGACTTTACGTAGCTTCGGTGGGTTATTGGTCGCCTTCGGGTTCGTTAGAGGAACCGAGGGTTGGTTGTggcataaaaataaagaatataagaACTATAAGAAATTAAGTAATGGTGAAACGCGGAGTAGTTAG
- the MSH5 gene encoding MutS family protein MSH5 (Protein of the MutS family~similar to YDL154W), giving the protein MSHEWILSASGTMRDTDHEEGLQDKGAVIANNDREANESDSDSEEDGSDMFSFDFDEEIVVCIDLSAGKLGCSILDYHTKTLQVFNQDYVVNKTTISSHDLIDDADSSANDISLLIGLLIMEVTPTICLVPVRLEDWIFDYVKTKCDEIKCRLELQPIKCFKKWNLLQSLQLRGHDNLTILNDILSNSRFTTTVTLGTIGCILANHEQHVQRDEYNDSTATNNMITGRQVQNTFEDVIHDITYIDIRDRMVLDENTISALNIFPTAHIGHDNMMRNGFLSIFELFNQVSSDYARRILKSWLFNPLTNREQIEKRYCIIRTLLDKQNAIIFNELAQSIKGCPDAFGFINQLRSGKSTLGTWTKVASFLEKGIAIFQLVSALKLGSVDGTILHDIKYKVDLSALKECLRKVETVIDFDASRDTKSLTLNTGIDNRLDECRNIYNHLEGILLDVAREAQTFLLNTLPQTDCKITKSLEKLVNAVYIPQLGYLVTVNALMESFLVNIPDLEWEEIFRSPENIYFKNDRVLELDETYGDIYGAISDFEIEILFSLQEQILRRKTQFTAYNILLSELEILLSFAQVSAERNYTEPQLVKNECILEITNGRHALYETFLDDYIPNSTMVDGGLFSELSWRKQNKERIIVVTGANASGKSVYLTQNGLIVYLAQIGCFVPAERAKIGIVDKILTRIRTQETIYKTQSSFLLDSQQMAKSLSLATEKSLILIDEYGKGTDILDGPSLFGSIMINMSKNERCPRIIACTHFHELFNENVLTEHIQGIKHYCTDILISQNYNISGTAQIKEDRESEGITFLFKVKKGISKQSFGIYCAKLCGLNRNIVERAEELSNMINRGDDVVQQCGKLTEKEMGEFQKNQEIVKKFLSWDLDLETSTTSENLRLKLKNCLR; this is encoded by the coding sequence ATGTCTCACGAATGGATTTTAAGCGCATCGGGAACAATGAGGGATACTGACCATGAAGAGGGGTTGCAGGATAAAGGTGCTGTCATTGCCAATAATGACAGAGAAGCCAACGAAAGTGACAGTGATAGTGAAGAAGATGGTTCGGATATGTTTTCCTTCGATTTTGACGAGGAAATTGTAGTGTGTATTGACCTCTCTGCAGGTAAACTTGGATGTTCCATTTTAGATTATCATACCAAGACTTTACAAGTGTTTAACCAGGACTACGTCGTCAATAAGACAACAATTTCCTCTCATGATCTTATCGACGACGCAGATTCGTCTGCAAACGACATCAGTTTGTTGATTGGACTTTTAATAATGGAAGTGACCCCAACTATATGTCTAGTGCCAGTGAGGTTGGAGGATTGGATTTTTGACTACGTAAAGACGAAATGCGATGAGATAAAATGTAGGCTAGAACTGCAACCAATaaaatgtttcaaaaaatggaatttGTTGCAGTCATTGCAGTTAAGGGGTCATGATAATTTGACTATATTAAACGACATATTGTCAAATAGCAGATTTACCACCACAGTCACCTTAGGTACGATAGGATGCATCCTTGCGAATCACGAGCAGCACGTGCAACGAGATGAGTACAATGACAGTACTGCTACAAACAATATGATAACAGGACGACAAGTTCAAAATACGTTTGAAGATGTGATACATGACATAACTTATATCGACATAAGGGATCGAATGGTACTGGATGAAAATACTATATCGgctttgaatatttttcctACAGCACATATAGGCCATGATAACATGATGAGAAATGGTTTCCTTAGTATATTTGAACTATTCAATCAAGTTTCATCGGATTACGCCAGGAGAATTTTGAAGTCCTGGCTTTTTAACCCCTTAACCAATAGGGAACAGatagaaaaaagatattGTATCATAAGAACCCTGTTGGATAAACAAAATgccattatttttaatgaacTCGCCCAATCAATTAAGGGATGCCCTGATGCTTTCGGATTTATAAATCAGTTAAGAAGTGGTAAATCCACATTAGGGACCTGGACCAAGGTTGCGAGTTTTTTAGAAAAGGGCATAGCTATATTTCAATTGGTATCGGCGTTGAAATTGGGTTCTGTTGACGGAACCATTCTACATGATATCAAATATAAGGTTGATTTATCAGCATTAAAAGAATGCTTGAGAAAAGTAGAAACGGTAATAGATTTTGACGCATCAAGAGATACTAAATCTCTCACGCTAAACACGGGAATTGACAACAGATTGGATGAATGCAGAAATATATACAACCATTTGGAAGGAATCTTACTGGATGTTGCAAGAGAGGCTCAAACATTTTTACTCAATACTCTGCCTCAAACAGATTGCAAGATAACAAAGAGtttagaaaaattggtCAATGCCGTTTACATTCCCCAATTAGGATACTTGGTCACTGTTAACGCCTTGATGGAATCTTTCTTAGTCAATATTCCAGACCTTGAATGGGAAGAGATCTTTAGGAGCccagaaaatatttacttcAAGAATGACAGGGTTCTTGAATTGGATGAAACATATGGCGATATTTATGGAGCAATTtcagattttgaaattgaaatctTGTTCTCCTTACAGGAACAAATCTTGAGAAGGAAGACTCAATTCACTGCTTACAATATACTACTCAGTGAACtagaaatattattatcgtttGCTCAAGTATCCGCGGAAAGGAATTATACAGAGCCTCAATTGGTAAAAAATGAGTGCATTTTAGAGATTACTAATGGAAGACATGCGTTGTATGAAACGTTCCTTGATGATTATATTCCCAACAGCACCATGGTCGATGGTGGGTTATTTTCTGAATTAAGTTGGCGCAAACAAAATAAGGAAAGAATCATTGTAGTAACTGGCGCTAATGCATCTGGAAAGTCTGTATACCTTACTCAGAACGGTTTAATTGTGTATTTGGCACAAATCGGTTGTTTCGTTCCAGCAGAAAGAGCAAAAATTGGAATAGTAGATAAAATATTGACGAGAATCAGAACTCAAGAGACCATTTATAAAACTCAAAGTTCCTTTTTGCTAGATTCCCAACAGATGGCAAAATCATTGAGTTTGGCCACCGAAAAAAGCCTTATTTTAATTGACGAATACGGTAAAGGTACTGATATTTTAGATGGTCCTTCACTATTTGGTTCCATAATGATTAACATGTCCAAGAATGAAAGATGTCCACGTATAATCGCATGTACACATTTTCATGAActttttaatgaaaatgtACTCACAGAACATATACAAGGTATCAAACACTACTGTACTGATATACTTATTAGCCAAAACTACAATATTTCAGGCACAGCAcaaattaaagaagatcGCGAAAGTGAGGGAATCACATTCCTGTTTAAAGTTAAGAAGGGAATTTCAAAGCAGTCATTTGGTATATATTGTGCGAAATTATGTGGTTTGAACAGAAATATTGTAGAAAGGGCTGAAGAGCTATCTAACATGATTAATAGAGGTGATGACGTGGTTCAGCAGTGTGGAAAACTCACCGAAAAGGAGATGGGAGAGTTTCAAAAGAACCAGGAAATagtgaagaaatttttatcttgGGATTTGGATCTCGAAACCTCAACGACCTCCGAAAACCTCAGGctcaaattgaaaaactgtCTTCGCTAA